One Orcinus orca chromosome 7, mOrcOrc1.1, whole genome shotgun sequence genomic window carries:
- the EIF4E2 gene encoding eukaryotic translation initiation factor 4E type 2 isoform X1, protein MNNKFDALKDDDSGDHDQNEENSTQKDGEKEKTERDRSQSSSKRKAVVPGPAEHPLQYNYTFWYSRRTPGRPTSSQSYEQNIKQIGTFASVEQFWRFYSHMVRPGDLTGHSDFHLFKEGIKPMWEDDANKNGGKWIIRLRKGLASRCWENLILAMLGEQFMVGEEICGAVVSVRFQEDIISIWNKTASDQATTARIRDTLRRVLNLPPNTIMEYKTHTDSIKMPGRLGPQRLLFQNLWKPRLNVP, encoded by the exons ATGAACAACAAGTTCGACGC ATTGAAAGATGATGACAGTGGGGACCACGATCAGAATGAAGAAAACAGCACACAGAAAGATGGTGAGAAGGAAAAAACGGAACGAGACAGGAGTCAGAGCAGCAGCAAGAGGAAG GCTGTTGTCCCTGGGCCAGCAGAGCACCCCCTGCAGTATAACTACACTTTCTGGTACTCCAGGAGAACCCCTGGCCGTCCCACCAGCTCACAGAGCTACGAACAGAATATCAAACAGATTGGCACCTTTGCCTCT GTGGAGCAGTTCTGGAGGTTTTACAGCCACATGGTACGTCCCGGGGACCTGACAGGCCACAGTGACTTCCATCTCTTCAAAGAAGGAATTAAACCCATGTGGGAG GATGATGCAAATAAAAATGGTGGCAAGTGGATTATTCGGCTGCGGAAGGGCTTGGCATCCCGTTGCTGGGAGAATCTCATCCTGGCCATGTTGGGGGAACAGTTCATGGTTGGGGAGGAGATCTGTGGGGCTGTGGTCTCTGTCCGGTTTCAG GAGGACATTATTTCAATATGGAATAAGACTGCCAGCGACCAAGCCACCACAGCCCGCATCCGGGATACGCTTCGGCGAGTGCTTAACCTACCTCCCAACACCATTATGGAGTACAAAACCCACACCGACAGCATCAA AATGCCAGGCAGGCTGGGCCCCCAAAGGCTCCTTTTTCAAAACCTCTGGAAGCCGCGGTTGAATGTGCCGTGA
- the EIF4E2 gene encoding eukaryotic translation initiation factor 4E type 2 isoform X4 — MNNKFDALKDDDSGDHDQNEENSTQKDGEKEKTERDRSQSSSKRKAVVPGPAEHPLQYNYTFWYSRRTPGRPTSSQSYEQNIKQIGTFASVEQFWRFYSHMVRPGDLTGHSDFHLFKEGIKPMWEDDANKNGGKWIIRLRKGLASRCWENLILAMLGEQFMVGEEICGAVVSVRFQEDIISIWNKTASDQATTARIRDTLRRVLNLPPNTIMEYKTHTDSIKAWEEFHGLVNSSGR; from the exons ATGAACAACAAGTTCGACGC ATTGAAAGATGATGACAGTGGGGACCACGATCAGAATGAAGAAAACAGCACACAGAAAGATGGTGAGAAGGAAAAAACGGAACGAGACAGGAGTCAGAGCAGCAGCAAGAGGAAG GCTGTTGTCCCTGGGCCAGCAGAGCACCCCCTGCAGTATAACTACACTTTCTGGTACTCCAGGAGAACCCCTGGCCGTCCCACCAGCTCACAGAGCTACGAACAGAATATCAAACAGATTGGCACCTTTGCCTCT GTGGAGCAGTTCTGGAGGTTTTACAGCCACATGGTACGTCCCGGGGACCTGACAGGCCACAGTGACTTCCATCTCTTCAAAGAAGGAATTAAACCCATGTGGGAG GATGATGCAAATAAAAATGGTGGCAAGTGGATTATTCGGCTGCGGAAGGGCTTGGCATCCCGTTGCTGGGAGAATCTCATCCTGGCCATGTTGGGGGAACAGTTCATGGTTGGGGAGGAGATCTGTGGGGCTGTGGTCTCTGTCCGGTTTCAG GAGGACATTATTTCAATATGGAATAAGACTGCCAGCGACCAAGCCACCACAGCCCGCATCCGGGATACGCTTCGGCGAGTGCTTAACCTACCTCCCAACACCATTATGGAGTACAAAACCCACACCGACAGCATCAA ggcctgggaggagTTTCATGGCCTGGTGAACAGCAGCGGCCGCTGA
- the CHRNG gene encoding acetylcholine receptor subunit gamma isoform X2, protein MHGGQRPLLLLSLLAVYLGAQGQSQEERLLRDLMHSYVPHLRPAKHDSDVVNVSLKLTLTNLISLNEREEALTTNVWIEMQWCDYRLRWDPRDYDGLWVLRVPSTMVWRPDVVLENKSQTYGTNEINLQLSQEDGQTIEWIFIDPEAFTENGEWAIRHRPAKMLLDEAAPAEEAGHQKVVFYLLIQRKPLFYVINIIAPCVLISSVAILIYFLPAKAGGQKCTVAINVLLAQTVFLFLVAKKVPETSQAVPLISKYLTFLLVVTILIVVNAVVVLNVSLRSPHTHSMARGVRKVFLRLLPQLLRMHVRPLAPAAVQDARPRLRNGSSMRWSITAGEEVALRLPRSELLFRQHQSNGLVRAALEKLEKGPESGQSQEWCGSLRQAAPAIQACVEACNLIACARYQQRHFDSGNKEWFLVGRVLDRVCFLVMLSLFVCGTAGIFLMAHYNRMPALPFPGDPRSYLPSSD, encoded by the exons ATGCACGGGGGCCAGAGGCCGCTGCTCCTTCTGTCACTGTTGGCTGTCTATCTGG GAGCCCAGGGCCAGAGCCAGGAGGAACGTCTGCTCAGAGACCTGATGCACAGCTACGTCCCCCACCTGCGGCCTGCCAAGCATGATTCAGACGTGGTCAACGTCAGCCTGAAGCTCACGCTCACCAACCTCATCTCCCTG AATGAGCGAGAGGAGGCCCTCACCACCAACGTCTGGATAGAAATG CAGTGGTGTGACTACCGCCTGCGCTGGGACCCACGTGACTACGACGGCCTGTGGGTGCTGCGGGTGCCGTCCACCATGGTGTGGCGGCCGGACGTCGTGCTGGAGAACAA gTCCCAGACCTACGGCACCAACGAGATCAATCTGCAGCTGAGCCAGGAAGATGGTCAGACCATCGAGTGGATTTTCATAGACCCCGAGGCCTTCACAG AAAATGGAGAGTGGGCCATCCGGCACCGGCCAGCCAAGATGCTGCTGGATGAGGCGGCACCAGCTGAGGAGGCCGGCCACCAGAAGGTCGTCTTCTACCTGCTCATCCAGCGCAAGCCCCTCTTCTACGTCATCAACATCATTGCGCCCTGTGTACTCATCTCCTCTGTGGCCATCCTCATCTACTTCCTTCCTGCCAAGG CGGGTGGTCAGAAGTGTACCGTCGCCATCAACGTGCTCCTGGCCCAGACtgtcttcctcttccttgtggccaagaaggtgcccgagacctcccaGGCGGTGCCACTCATCAGCAA GTACCTGACCTTCCTCCTGGTGGTGACCATCCTGATTGTTGTGAATGCTGTGGTCGTGCTCAACGTGTCTCTGCggtccccacacacacactccatggCTCGAGGGGTCCGCAAG GTGTTCCTGCGGCTCCTGCCCCAGCTGTTGCGGATGCACGTTCGCCCGCTGGCCCCAGCGGCTGTGCAGGACGCCCGGCCCCGGCTACGGAATGGCTCCTCCATGCGGTGGTCAATCACAGCCGGGGAGGAGGTGGCCCTCCGCCTGCCCCGCAGTGAACTCCTCTTCCGGCAGCACCAGAGCAATGGGCTAGTAAGGGCAGCACTGGAGAAGCTAG agaaaggcccagagtcagggcagagccaggagtggTGTGGCAGCCTGAGGCAGGCCGCCCCAGCCATCCAGGCCTGCGTGGAAGCCTGCAACCTCATTGCCTGCGCCCGGTACCAGCAGAGGCACTTTGACAGT GGGAACAAGGAGTGGTTCCTGGTGGGCCGAGTGCTGGACCGCGTCTGCTTCCTGGTCATGCTCTCGCTCTTTGTCTGTGGCACTGCTGGAATCTTCCTCATGGCCCACTACAACAGGatgcctgccctgcctttccctGGAGACCCCCGCTCCTACCTGCCCTCGTCCGACTGA
- the CHRNG gene encoding acetylcholine receptor subunit gamma isoform X1 — MHGGQRPLLLLSLLAVYLGAQGQSQEERLLRDLMHSYVPHLRPAKHDSDVVNVSLKLTLTNLISLNEREEALTTNVWIEMQWCDYRLRWDPRDYDGLWVLRVPSTMVWRPDVVLENNVDGVFEVALYCNVLVSPDGCVYWLPPAIFRSSCPVSVTYFPFDWQNCSLIFQSQTYGTNEINLQLSQEDGQTIEWIFIDPEAFTENGEWAIRHRPAKMLLDEAAPAEEAGHQKVVFYLLIQRKPLFYVINIIAPCVLISSVAILIYFLPAKAGGQKCTVAINVLLAQTVFLFLVAKKVPETSQAVPLISKYLTFLLVVTILIVVNAVVVLNVSLRSPHTHSMARGVRKVFLRLLPQLLRMHVRPLAPAAVQDARPRLRNGSSMRWSITAGEEVALRLPRSELLFRQHQSNGLVRAALEKLEKGPESGQSQEWCGSLRQAAPAIQACVEACNLIACARYQQRHFDSGNKEWFLVGRVLDRVCFLVMLSLFVCGTAGIFLMAHYNRMPALPFPGDPRSYLPSSD; from the exons ATGCACGGGGGCCAGAGGCCGCTGCTCCTTCTGTCACTGTTGGCTGTCTATCTGG GAGCCCAGGGCCAGAGCCAGGAGGAACGTCTGCTCAGAGACCTGATGCACAGCTACGTCCCCCACCTGCGGCCTGCCAAGCATGATTCAGACGTGGTCAACGTCAGCCTGAAGCTCACGCTCACCAACCTCATCTCCCTG AATGAGCGAGAGGAGGCCCTCACCACCAACGTCTGGATAGAAATG CAGTGGTGTGACTACCGCCTGCGCTGGGACCCACGTGACTACGACGGCCTGTGGGTGCTGCGGGTGCCGTCCACCATGGTGTGGCGGCCGGACGTCGTGCTGGAGAACAA CGTGGACGGCGTATTCGAGGTGGCCCTCTACTGCAACGTGCTCGTGTCTCCCGACGGCTGCGTGTACTGGCTGCCGCCCGCCATCTTCCGCTCCTCTTGCCCCGTCTCTGTCACCTACTTCCCCTTCGACTGGCAGAACTGCTCCCTCATCTTCCA gTCCCAGACCTACGGCACCAACGAGATCAATCTGCAGCTGAGCCAGGAAGATGGTCAGACCATCGAGTGGATTTTCATAGACCCCGAGGCCTTCACAG AAAATGGAGAGTGGGCCATCCGGCACCGGCCAGCCAAGATGCTGCTGGATGAGGCGGCACCAGCTGAGGAGGCCGGCCACCAGAAGGTCGTCTTCTACCTGCTCATCCAGCGCAAGCCCCTCTTCTACGTCATCAACATCATTGCGCCCTGTGTACTCATCTCCTCTGTGGCCATCCTCATCTACTTCCTTCCTGCCAAGG CGGGTGGTCAGAAGTGTACCGTCGCCATCAACGTGCTCCTGGCCCAGACtgtcttcctcttccttgtggccaagaaggtgcccgagacctcccaGGCGGTGCCACTCATCAGCAA GTACCTGACCTTCCTCCTGGTGGTGACCATCCTGATTGTTGTGAATGCTGTGGTCGTGCTCAACGTGTCTCTGCggtccccacacacacactccatggCTCGAGGGGTCCGCAAG GTGTTCCTGCGGCTCCTGCCCCAGCTGTTGCGGATGCACGTTCGCCCGCTGGCCCCAGCGGCTGTGCAGGACGCCCGGCCCCGGCTACGGAATGGCTCCTCCATGCGGTGGTCAATCACAGCCGGGGAGGAGGTGGCCCTCCGCCTGCCCCGCAGTGAACTCCTCTTCCGGCAGCACCAGAGCAATGGGCTAGTAAGGGCAGCACTGGAGAAGCTAG agaaaggcccagagtcagggcagagccaggagtggTGTGGCAGCCTGAGGCAGGCCGCCCCAGCCATCCAGGCCTGCGTGGAAGCCTGCAACCTCATTGCCTGCGCCCGGTACCAGCAGAGGCACTTTGACAGT GGGAACAAGGAGTGGTTCCTGGTGGGCCGAGTGCTGGACCGCGTCTGCTTCCTGGTCATGCTCTCGCTCTTTGTCTGTGGCACTGCTGGAATCTTCCTCATGGCCCACTACAACAGGatgcctgccctgcctttccctGGAGACCCCCGCTCCTACCTGCCCTCGTCCGACTGA
- the EIF4E2 gene encoding eukaryotic translation initiation factor 4E type 2 isoform X2, whose amino-acid sequence MNNKFDALKDDDSGDHDQNEENSTQKDGEKEKTERDRSQSSSKRKAVVPGPAEHPLQYNYTFWYSRRTPGRPTSSQSYEQNIKQIGTFASVEQFWRFYSHMVRPGDLTGHSDFHLFKEGIKPMWEDDANKNGGKWIIRLRKGLASRCWENLILAMLGEQFMVGEEICGAVVSVRFQEDIISIWNKTASDQATTARIRDTLRRVLNLPPNTIMEYKTHTDSIKEGERRKPELAWAGQLDSQRMIP is encoded by the exons ATGAACAACAAGTTCGACGC ATTGAAAGATGATGACAGTGGGGACCACGATCAGAATGAAGAAAACAGCACACAGAAAGATGGTGAGAAGGAAAAAACGGAACGAGACAGGAGTCAGAGCAGCAGCAAGAGGAAG GCTGTTGTCCCTGGGCCAGCAGAGCACCCCCTGCAGTATAACTACACTTTCTGGTACTCCAGGAGAACCCCTGGCCGTCCCACCAGCTCACAGAGCTACGAACAGAATATCAAACAGATTGGCACCTTTGCCTCT GTGGAGCAGTTCTGGAGGTTTTACAGCCACATGGTACGTCCCGGGGACCTGACAGGCCACAGTGACTTCCATCTCTTCAAAGAAGGAATTAAACCCATGTGGGAG GATGATGCAAATAAAAATGGTGGCAAGTGGATTATTCGGCTGCGGAAGGGCTTGGCATCCCGTTGCTGGGAGAATCTCATCCTGGCCATGTTGGGGGAACAGTTCATGGTTGGGGAGGAGATCTGTGGGGCTGTGGTCTCTGTCCGGTTTCAG GAGGACATTATTTCAATATGGAATAAGACTGCCAGCGACCAAGCCACCACAGCCCGCATCCGGGATACGCTTCGGCGAGTGCTTAACCTACCTCCCAACACCATTATGGAGTACAAAACCCACACCGACAGCATCAA ggagggggagaggaggaagccaGAGCTGGCCTGGGCCGGACAGCTGGATAGCCAGAGAATGATTCCCTGA
- the EIF4E2 gene encoding eukaryotic translation initiation factor 4E type 2 isoform X6: MNNKFDALKDDDSGDHDQNEENSTQKDGEKEKTERDRSQSSSKRKAVVPGPAEHPLQYNYTFWYSRRTPGRPTSSQSYEQNIKQIGTFASVEQFWRFYSHMVRPGDLTGHSDFHLFKEGIKPMWEDDANKNGGKWIIRLRKGLASRCWENLILAMLGEQFMVGEEICGAVVSVRFQEDIISIWNKTASDQATTARIRDTLRRVLNLPPNTIMEYKTHTDSIKRV, from the exons ATGAACAACAAGTTCGACGC ATTGAAAGATGATGACAGTGGGGACCACGATCAGAATGAAGAAAACAGCACACAGAAAGATGGTGAGAAGGAAAAAACGGAACGAGACAGGAGTCAGAGCAGCAGCAAGAGGAAG GCTGTTGTCCCTGGGCCAGCAGAGCACCCCCTGCAGTATAACTACACTTTCTGGTACTCCAGGAGAACCCCTGGCCGTCCCACCAGCTCACAGAGCTACGAACAGAATATCAAACAGATTGGCACCTTTGCCTCT GTGGAGCAGTTCTGGAGGTTTTACAGCCACATGGTACGTCCCGGGGACCTGACAGGCCACAGTGACTTCCATCTCTTCAAAGAAGGAATTAAACCCATGTGGGAG GATGATGCAAATAAAAATGGTGGCAAGTGGATTATTCGGCTGCGGAAGGGCTTGGCATCCCGTTGCTGGGAGAATCTCATCCTGGCCATGTTGGGGGAACAGTTCATGGTTGGGGAGGAGATCTGTGGGGCTGTGGTCTCTGTCCGGTTTCAG GAGGACATTATTTCAATATGGAATAAGACTGCCAGCGACCAAGCCACCACAGCCCGCATCCGGGATACGCTTCGGCGAGTGCTTAACCTACCTCCCAACACCATTATGGAGTACAAAACCCACACCGACAGCATCAA ACGAGTTTAA
- the EIF4E2 gene encoding eukaryotic translation initiation factor 4E type 2 isoform X3 yields the protein MRLKDDDSGDHDQNEENSTQKDGEKEKTERDRSQSSSKRKAVVPGPAEHPLQYNYTFWYSRRTPGRPTSSQSYEQNIKQIGTFASVEQFWRFYSHMVRPGDLTGHSDFHLFKEGIKPMWEDDANKNGGKWIIRLRKGLASRCWENLILAMLGEQFMVGEEICGAVVSVRFQEDIISIWNKTASDQATTARIRDTLRRVLNLPPNTIMEYKTHTDSIKMPGRLGPQRLLFQNLWKPRLNVP from the exons ATGAG ATTGAAAGATGATGACAGTGGGGACCACGATCAGAATGAAGAAAACAGCACACAGAAAGATGGTGAGAAGGAAAAAACGGAACGAGACAGGAGTCAGAGCAGCAGCAAGAGGAAG GCTGTTGTCCCTGGGCCAGCAGAGCACCCCCTGCAGTATAACTACACTTTCTGGTACTCCAGGAGAACCCCTGGCCGTCCCACCAGCTCACAGAGCTACGAACAGAATATCAAACAGATTGGCACCTTTGCCTCT GTGGAGCAGTTCTGGAGGTTTTACAGCCACATGGTACGTCCCGGGGACCTGACAGGCCACAGTGACTTCCATCTCTTCAAAGAAGGAATTAAACCCATGTGGGAG GATGATGCAAATAAAAATGGTGGCAAGTGGATTATTCGGCTGCGGAAGGGCTTGGCATCCCGTTGCTGGGAGAATCTCATCCTGGCCATGTTGGGGGAACAGTTCATGGTTGGGGAGGAGATCTGTGGGGCTGTGGTCTCTGTCCGGTTTCAG GAGGACATTATTTCAATATGGAATAAGACTGCCAGCGACCAAGCCACCACAGCCCGCATCCGGGATACGCTTCGGCGAGTGCTTAACCTACCTCCCAACACCATTATGGAGTACAAAACCCACACCGACAGCATCAA AATGCCAGGCAGGCTGGGCCCCCAAAGGCTCCTTTTTCAAAACCTCTGGAAGCCGCGGTTGAATGTGCCGTGA
- the EIF4E2 gene encoding eukaryotic translation initiation factor 4E type 2 isoform X5, with product MNNKFDALKDDDSGDHDQNEENSTQKDGEKEKTERDRSQSSSKRKAVVPGPAEHPLQYNYTFWYSRRTPGRPTSSQSYEQNIKQIGTFASVEQFWRFYSHMVRPGDLTGHSDFHLFKEGIKPMWEDDANKNGGKWIIRLRKGLASRCWENLILAMLGEQFMVGEEICGAVVSVRFQEDIISIWNKTASDQATTARIRDTLRRVLNLPPNTIMEYKTHTDSIKDNSSFRNTKITL from the exons ATGAACAACAAGTTCGACGC ATTGAAAGATGATGACAGTGGGGACCACGATCAGAATGAAGAAAACAGCACACAGAAAGATGGTGAGAAGGAAAAAACGGAACGAGACAGGAGTCAGAGCAGCAGCAAGAGGAAG GCTGTTGTCCCTGGGCCAGCAGAGCACCCCCTGCAGTATAACTACACTTTCTGGTACTCCAGGAGAACCCCTGGCCGTCCCACCAGCTCACAGAGCTACGAACAGAATATCAAACAGATTGGCACCTTTGCCTCT GTGGAGCAGTTCTGGAGGTTTTACAGCCACATGGTACGTCCCGGGGACCTGACAGGCCACAGTGACTTCCATCTCTTCAAAGAAGGAATTAAACCCATGTGGGAG GATGATGCAAATAAAAATGGTGGCAAGTGGATTATTCGGCTGCGGAAGGGCTTGGCATCCCGTTGCTGGGAGAATCTCATCCTGGCCATGTTGGGGGAACAGTTCATGGTTGGGGAGGAGATCTGTGGGGCTGTGGTCTCTGTCCGGTTTCAG GAGGACATTATTTCAATATGGAATAAGACTGCCAGCGACCAAGCCACCACAGCCCGCATCCGGGATACGCTTCGGCGAGTGCTTAACCTACCTCCCAACACCATTATGGAGTACAAAACCCACACCGACAGCATCAA ggacAATTCAAGCTTTCGAAATACAAAAATCACATTGTGA